The following proteins are encoded in a genomic region of Sulfurimonas sp. HSL3-7:
- a CDS encoding SDR family oxidoreductase produces MQSALVTGVSSGIGKAIAERLLEMGFRVYGLSRNVTQTTLEHPHFTPLPCDLRDSEAIEQTVAALDKSALTLLVNAAGFGRFEPHEELSTETITAMMRINLEAPILLSNLLLRTLKANQGNIVNITSIEALRSSRFSALYSATKSGLRAFGQSLFEEVRKEGVNVLTINPDMTDTAFFDDLRFGVSEKEDEKLLATDIADIVEDILQMRPGSAVTEVTVRAQKFGITKKKTK; encoded by the coding sequence ATGCAGAGCGCACTGGTGACAGGGGTCAGTTCGGGTATCGGAAAAGCGATCGCCGAGAGGCTGCTGGAGATGGGCTTCAGGGTCTACGGCCTCAGCAGAAACGTCACGCAGACCACCTTGGAGCACCCGCACTTTACACCGCTGCCGTGTGACCTCCGAGACAGCGAAGCGATCGAACAGACGGTCGCTGCTCTGGACAAAAGCGCGCTCACCCTGCTTGTCAATGCCGCCGGGTTCGGACGGTTCGAGCCCCACGAAGAGCTCTCGACAGAGACCATCACGGCGATGATGCGCATCAACCTCGAAGCGCCGATCCTGCTGAGCAACCTGCTGCTTCGCACACTCAAGGCCAACCAGGGCAATATCGTCAACATCACCTCCATTGAAGCCCTGCGGTCGTCCAGGTTTTCCGCCCTCTACAGTGCCACCAAGAGCGGTCTTCGCGCCTTCGGGCAGAGCCTCTTTGAAGAGGTGCGCAAAGAGGGAGTGAATGTCCTCACCATCAACCCGGACATGACGGACACCGCCTTTTTCGACGATCTGCGTTTCGGGGTCTCGGAGAAAGAGGATGAGAAACTGCTTGCTACGGACATCGCTGATATCGTTGAAGATATCCTGCAGATGCGTCCCGGTTCTGCCGTGACCGAAGTGACCGTGCGTGCCCAAAAATTCGGAATAACAAAGAAGAAGACAAAATGA
- a CDS encoding spore photoproduct lyase family protein: MNAALLHSPCELFSHLYVERAVIDHPQTKRIMARFPRSHIIEIDHYKDVFNRPNQDFRIQSRSKNLILARREAPYLYEGSYYSDGFEFENFFYTPTLLGCLYDCDYCYLQGMYNSANNVLFVNIEAYFEAVKPHLDKPTLVAISYDTDTLATESLSGHSAAWIVFAGREPNLNLEIRTKSANFKPLRSLEPSAQIVLAWTLSPQVIIDRYEHKTPSLRQRLKAIAEALQAGWQVRLCIDPVIYNDDFEALYLPFVDEIFATLDAEKIHQLTLGSFRMSSTYLKRIKKMHSSDIAFYPYEVNDGVASYSKAVEQKILATMVAKVTAYFPKEKIRTWEI, translated from the coding sequence ATGAACGCTGCATTACTGCACTCACCGTGTGAACTCTTTTCCCACCTCTATGTGGAACGTGCCGTCATCGATCACCCGCAGACGAAGAGGATCATGGCACGCTTTCCCCGTTCGCATATCATCGAGATTGACCACTACAAGGATGTCTTTAACCGTCCCAACCAGGACTTCCGCATCCAGAGCCGCAGCAAGAACCTCATCCTGGCCAGACGCGAAGCCCCCTATCTCTATGAAGGTTCCTACTACAGCGACGGGTTCGAGTTCGAGAACTTCTTCTATACCCCGACGCTTCTCGGCTGTCTCTACGACTGCGACTACTGCTATCTTCAGGGAATGTACAACTCCGCCAACAACGTCCTCTTTGTCAATATCGAGGCGTACTTCGAGGCGGTGAAACCGCACCTTGACAAACCGACCCTGGTCGCCATCTCTTACGACACCGACACCCTCGCCACCGAATCGCTCAGCGGCCACTCGGCGGCATGGATCGTATTTGCAGGCAGGGAACCGAATCTCAACCTTGAGATCCGCACCAAGAGCGCCAACTTCAAGCCGCTGCGCTCTTTAGAGCCATCGGCGCAGATCGTACTGGCCTGGACACTTTCGCCGCAGGTGATCATTGACAGGTACGAACATAAGACCCCGTCGCTAAGGCAGCGTCTCAAAGCGATAGCAGAGGCTCTGCAGGCAGGTTGGCAGGTACGCCTCTGCATCGACCCGGTCATCTACAACGACGATTTCGAAGCGCTCTACCTGCCATTTGTCGATGAGATCTTCGCGACACTCGATGCTGAAAAGATCCACCAGCTCACTCTAGGCAGTTTTCGGATGAGTTCGACCTACCTCAAACGGATCAAAAAGATGCATTCGAGCGACATCGCCTTCTACCCCTACGAGGTCAATGACGGGGTGGCAAGCTACTCTAAAGCGGTTGAACAGAAGATTTTGGCGACAATGGTTGCCAAGGTCACCGCCTATTTTCCGAAAGAGAAGATACGGACCTGGGAGATATGA
- a CDS encoding DegT/DnrJ/EryC1/StrS family aminotransferase: MIERHPSNYPLARPETISDESLNTLENALSSYLGYSHVIALDSVESAFSLSFSIFDEMSTVLCSPNAPLALFKALHKHCLQPRFCDLKLDGTLEGRFLHKNIDESSRALLVSHNHGQLAELDSLTEFADKNDLLFIEDATQAFRGKAYAGAKTALFDLETLLPSFIARGGFIATDDEELAAEFRLKSRGGYVQKKFWNYDIAGISEYSTMNNLTASFALAALSDIESVLAKIDAVQTLYLQKLASNRLVELPKAKNLVAYPLFPIALVPALFCPKEDIYQALTEKGIPVRVGNKPVYKTTAFKDDAISLFGAEEVHKAQILLPAHHLITLDEAASVVETLESVLDHYGYRGCTF, encoded by the coding sequence ATGATCGAACGCCACCCCTCGAACTACCCGCTGGCCCGGCCTGAGACTATTTCGGACGAGAGTCTTAATACACTGGAGAATGCCCTGTCATCCTATCTTGGCTACAGCCATGTGATCGCGCTTGATTCAGTTGAGAGCGCCTTTTCGCTCTCTTTCTCGATCTTCGACGAGATGAGCACCGTTCTCTGCTCTCCTAATGCGCCGCTCGCCCTCTTTAAAGCTCTCCATAAGCACTGTCTTCAACCCCGCTTTTGCGATCTTAAACTCGACGGCACACTCGAAGGCCGTTTTTTGCATAAAAACATAGACGAAAGCAGCCGGGCACTGCTTGTCTCGCACAACCACGGCCAGCTTGCAGAGCTGGACAGCCTGACAGAGTTCGCCGACAAGAACGACCTTCTCTTCATCGAAGACGCTACGCAGGCCTTTAGAGGCAAAGCGTATGCTGGTGCCAAAACAGCCCTTTTTGACCTGGAGACACTTCTGCCCTCTTTTATTGCCAGGGGCGGTTTTATCGCGACCGACGATGAAGAGCTGGCTGCAGAGTTTCGCCTGAAAAGCAGAGGCGGCTATGTTCAGAAGAAGTTCTGGAACTATGATATCGCCGGTATCTCTGAGTACAGCACGATGAACAATCTGACCGCATCGTTTGCCTTGGCTGCTCTGTCGGATATCGAAAGTGTCCTGGCAAAGATCGATGCAGTTCAGACGCTCTATCTTCAAAAACTCGCATCCAACCGTCTTGTGGAGCTGCCAAAAGCCAAAAATCTTGTTGCCTACCCGCTTTTTCCTATCGCGCTGGTTCCGGCACTCTTTTGTCCAAAAGAGGATATTTACCAGGCCCTGACGGAAAAAGGGATCCCCGTACGCGTCGGCAACAAGCCCGTCTACAAGACCACGGCATTCAAAGATGACGCCATCTCTCTCTTCGGCGCCGAAGAGGTCCACAAAGCCCAGATCCTCCTCCCGGCCCACCATCTCATAACCCTGGATGAGGCAGCATCCGTCGTCGAGACCCTTGAAAGTGTCCTTGATCACTATGGCTATCGAGGCTGTACATTTTGA